In Triticum aestivum cultivar Chinese Spring chromosome 5B, IWGSC CS RefSeq v2.1, whole genome shotgun sequence, the following proteins share a genomic window:
- the LOC123116305 gene encoding GLABRA2 expression modulator — protein MQAPSGRTWSPMATEANPYAMPAPAHKSTKETVKNALSLWGRKVGEASRKAEDLSRNTWQHLRTAPSITEAAVGRIAQGTKVLAEGGHDRIFRQAFSAPPDEQLRKSYACYLSTSAGPVMGVMYLSTARVAFCSDTPLSYEAHAGDNTEWSYYKVAIPLHRLRAAIPSASKLKPAEKFIQLVSVENHEFWLMGFVNYSSAVVHLQEALSGFHNLQA, from the exons ATGCAGGCGCCCTCCGGGAGAACGTGGTCGCCGATGGCGACGGAGGCCAACCCCTACGCCATGCCGGCGCCGGCGCATAAGA GCACCAAGGAGACGGTGAAGAACGCGCTGTCGCTGTGGGGGCGGAAGGTCGGCGAGGCGAGCAGGAAGGCGGAGGACCTGTCGCGCAACACATGGCAGCACC TTCGGACGGCGCCTAGCATCACGGAGGCGGCCGTGGGGAGGATCGCGCAGGGGACCAAGGTGCTGGCGGAGGGCGGCCACGACAGGATCTTCCGGCAGGCCTTCAGCGCCCCGCCGGACGAGCAGCTCCGCAAGTCCTACGCCTGCTACCTCTCCACGTCCGCCGGCCCGGTCATGGGGGTCATGTACCTCTCCACCGCCCGGGTCGCCTTCTGCAGCGACACCCCGCTCTCCTACGAGGCCCACGCCGGCGACAACACGGAATGGAGCTACTACAAG GTGGCGATCCCTCTGCACCGGCTGAGGGCGGCGATCCCGTCGGCCAGCAAGCTCAAGCCGGCGGAGAAGTTCATCCAGCTCGTGTCGGTGGAGAACCACGAGTTCTGGCTGATGGGCTTCGTCAACTACAGCAGCGCCGTCGTGCACTTGCAAGAAGCCCTCAGCGGCTTCCACAATTTGCAAGCATGA